From the genome of Treponema denticola:
CATCTTCCATCGAAATATTTTCAATGGTAATATCACTTAACTCTTCAATAAAATCATTGGAAATATTTTTTAATATATCCAAACTCGCAGTTGAGTCCGCAGAAATTTTAACCGTATCTTCTGCAGTTTTTTCTGCAAAAAAACTACCTTTTTCTTGCAAGGTTTTTATAATTTTATCCGCTTTCAATAATTTTAATTTTAATATAAAATATTTTTTATTTAAAAATTTATTTTTAAAGTTAATAAAAGAATCTGAATATATTTTTTCTCCCTTATTTATTAAAATCAACTCCGTACAAAGGGAAACAATATCGTTAAAATTATGACTTGTCAGTATGAGGCTTGCATGATATTTATTGCAATAATGTTTTAGAAAATCCCTTATGTTATATTGCGTAATTATATCAAGGCCTATAGTCGGTTCATCAAGAAAAATAAGTTTCGGTTTGTGAATTAAAGCCGCTATCAATTCCATTTTCATTCTCTCTCCTAAAGACAGTCTTCTCACCTGAACATTCACCTGTTTTTGTACGCCGAGTATTTCAATCATTGTGTGCAGCGTTTTTTTGTAATCGGCATCTTCAACCTCGTAAATGGTTTTATTAAGCTCAAAGGAATCAACGGCAGGCAAGTCCCACCAGAGCTGACTCTTGTTTCCCATCACCATCGAAATTTGCCTGAGGTATTCTTTTTTCTTTTCAAAAGGATTGTACTGTAAGACGGTAAGGCTTCCTTCTGTCGGCAATATCAACCCGGATAACATTTTAAGTGTTGTCGTTTTGCCTGCACCGTTTAAACCGATTAAGCCCGTTATCGAACCTTGAGCAATTTCAAAGGAAAGATTTTTAACCGCAGGTTTATATAGTTTTTTACGTTTAAACAAATTTTTAATACTGCCTTTAAGTCCCGCATCTTTTTGATAATATGCATAGCTTTTGCAGATATTTTCTGCAACAATAATTTTTTCGTTATTAACTGCCCGATCCGACATAACGCCTTACTCCTTTTTTAAAAATAAAATTCGATAATAAAAAAAATATAAAACTTGCCGCAAAAGAATATAGAATATAACCAATGGATAAGTCTTTAACGGCAAACAAAATAGGAAAATTAAAACATACAAACAGCGGAATGACAAAGATAAGAATTTTTTGAAGCAGCCGCGGATATATCTGCATAGGTTTATTTCCGATGGTAATCAGCTCGGAACCTATGCCCATAACAATATCCATCCGCATAAACCAAAAAGCCAAACTCATCAATATAAACATAATCGAATAAATCAAAAAAAAGCCGTTCAACGAAAGTAAAATATACAGTAATAATTTTAAAGGAGTCATCCGTATATTCAGTTTTATAAGACAATACATCAAACCGGTAATATTTATGATAATATTTTTTATCTGCGGAATGTCGAACTCATTAAATGAAATGTTAAAACGCTGATTCAATGGTTTTAATAATATAAAATCCAAGGTGCCGGTATTGATCATTTCTGGCAATCTTTTTAATCCAGGCACTATCAAAAAAGTAAAAACGGAATCCATAAGTCCCCCTTGAAAGGTCAGCATCAACATTCGGTACTTATCCCAGCCGTTTACCGTTTCGGTATGAATAAAAATCGTATCGATAAAAATGAGATACATAAAGAGCCATACGAGTTCAAAGGTTCCGCCGCTTATAAAATTGAACTTATATTCCATTAAGTTCATAAGAGAACCTTTAAAATAGGCTTTTAATATTAAAAGATATTTTTTCATCGCACTGTATCCGTCCAAAAATAATCTATACCAAATACATTATCACAGGACGGCGACAGCTATATGTCGTAATTAGTAAAAAAAATTTTAGCTGTTTTTATAAGCTCTTCTTTATAATCTTTAGGAGAAACGACGGTTACAGCATCTCCGAAGCTAAGGAGTAAGGCCTTCCATAGCCGCTCTTTTGCAGGAACATGAATATGGGTTTTACATTTGTGAGAAGAAAGTTTTTCGATAACGGAGTCAGGAAAATACTCTTCGATGAGCGGA
Proteins encoded in this window:
- a CDS encoding ABC transporter ATP-binding protein → MSDRAVNNEKIIVAENICKSYAYYQKDAGLKGSIKNLFKRKKLYKPAVKNLSFEIAQGSITGLIGLNGAGKTTTLKMLSGLILPTEGSLTVLQYNPFEKKKEYLRQISMVMGNKSQLWWDLPAVDSFELNKTIYEVEDADYKKTLHTMIEILGVQKQVNVQVRRLSLGERMKMELIAALIHKPKLIFLDEPTIGLDIITQYNIRDFLKHYCNKYHASLILTSHNFNDIVSLCTELILINKGEKIYSDSFINFKNKFLNKKYFILKLKLLKADKIIKTLQEKGSFFAEKTAEDTVKISADSTASLDILKNISNDFIEELSDITIENISMEDVIRRLYTSTEDIL
- a CDS encoding ABC transporter permease; protein product: MKKYLLILKAYFKGSLMNLMEYKFNFISGGTFELVWLFMYLIFIDTIFIHTETVNGWDKYRMLMLTFQGGLMDSVFTFLIVPGLKRLPEMINTGTLDFILLKPLNQRFNISFNEFDIPQIKNIIINITGLMYCLIKLNIRMTPLKLLLYILLSLNGFFLIYSIMFILMSLAFWFMRMDIVMGIGSELITIGNKPMQIYPRLLQKILIFVIPLFVCFNFPILFAVKDLSIGYILYSFAASFIFFLLSNFIFKKGVRRYVGSGS